In the Abyssisolibacter fermentans genome, TTATTTAGAAACTTATCTTTTTCATTAACAACATGTATAACATAAAGCTTATCATTTTCATTCTTAATTAATTTATGACCACTTAAAATCAATCTTTCACAAGTTTTTTGCTGAGTTACACAAACCATAATATTTTGTTTTCGCTGCATAAATTTCTCCTTTCAAATAATAATCTATACACAAAATAATAATTATATTAACTCATTCCAAGTAGAATTATATTTATAATACTCGTAAATGTCAATCGTTAAAATAAATCTAATAACTCATTTGATTTATCTAATATACATTTATCAGATTACTATCTACATTGATTATAACATTATTAAGTCAATATTTAAATATATTAATATTAAATTTAATACAATTTTAAAAATATATTTTATTTTATAAATTATTTTTATACATGTATAAATTATCACTCTATTCAGAAAATAACTTTATTGCTAAATTTATTTTTTATGAAACTTTTTTTATTTCTTTATTTACTTTGGAAGCTTGGGCTTTTTTTATTAAATTTGCACCATGACCCATTGGACAAACAATACACCAACTCCTTGGTTTAAATATAACTCCCATCAGAATACCAACAATAAATGAAACTCCCATAAATCTAAATAAACTAAAAGCTATTTTACTAAAGCTTCCATAAGAATGTATCATAGAAATTGTAAACATAGTTATCATTAAAACTAATAAAGAATTCTTGGCAGCTTTACTTCTCATCCAGCTAGGCATATTATTATTCAAACTAATTTTTTGCAAAAACTTTCCTAAAAAAGATCCTCTTGGGCAATAATGTGAACAATGAATTTTTCCTCTCCCTTTTATAGCATGATACATTGGCATACCCATGCATATAAATCCTAATATTCCAAATCTAAAGTCCAGTATTGATAATACAAAAAAACTTACTATAAATATCCACGACCAACTCATATGAGATTTTCTCTTTTTCATAAATAAACCCTCCATAAATATATTTTATTATCCATATATTATTATATTACGATATATGGATATATGCAATAGTTTTTGTTTTAAAAATAAGATATAACAACTATTCCAAACAATAAATTTACTAGGGTTTAATCTGAGATTTCTTTGCAGGTACTTTTAAGGAGCAATTTTTTAACTTGAGCTACAACACTTACCTCAAAGTTTTACTTTACTCTAACTATTATAATTTTTTGAACTCTTATTAAATAAATAGTCCTTTCCTAAATATAAAAATAGCTTATATATGATATGATACTTCCAAAGT is a window encoding:
- a CDS encoding 4Fe-4S ferredoxin encodes the protein MKKRKSHMSWSWIFIVSFFVLSILDFRFGILGFICMGMPMYHAIKGRGKIHCSHYCPRGSFLGKFLQKISLNNNMPSWMRSKAAKNSLLVLMITMFTISMIHSYGSFSKIAFSLFRFMGVSFIVGILMGVIFKPRSWCIVCPMGHGANLIKKAQASKVNKEIKKVS